Part of the Sphingomonas sp. KR3-1 genome is shown below.
CGCCACTCGGCCAGCGGCACGGCGCCGGGGATCAGCAGGATGTCGGTCATTGGCCCTTCCAGATGCGGGTGTGGAGCGGGTTCAGCCCCATGCGGTAGACAAGCTCGGCCGGCCGCTCGACGTTCCAGATCGCGAGGTCGCAGCTCTTGCCGGGTTCGATCGTGCCGATTTCATGCTGGAGCCCCAGCGCCCGCGCCGCCTCGCGCGTCACGCCGGCCAGGCATTCCTCGACGGTGAGGCGGAACAGCGTCGCGCCCATGTTCATCACGAGCAGCAGGCTGGTGAGCGGCGAGGTGCCGGGGTTGCAATCGGTCGCGAGCGCGATCGGGACGCCGGCATCGCGGAGCGCCTGGATTGGCGGGAGTTTGGTCTCGCGGACGAAGTAATAGGCGCCGGGGAGGAGCGTGGCGACGGTGCCGGCCGCCGCCATCGCGGCGATGCCCGCGTCGTCGAGATATTCGAGATGATCGGCAGAGAGCGCGCCGTGGGATGCGGCCAGCGCCGCGCCGTGCTGGTTCGAGAGCTGCTCCGCGTGGAGCTTCACGCGCAGGCCCTGCGCCTTTGCGGCCTCGAAGACCCGCGCGGTTTCCTCCGCCGTGAACCCGATCCCTTCGCAGAACGCGTCCACTGCGTCGGCAAGGTCGCCGAGCGCCGGGATCATCGTCTCGCAGACGAGGTCGACATAGCCAGCGCGGTTGTCGGCATATTCGGGCGGCAGGGCGTGCGCGCCGAGGAAGGTCGTGGCGATCCGCACCGGGCGCGCCTGGCCCAGCGCTCTGGCCGCGCGGAGCATCTTCAACTCGTCGTCCAGCGACAGGCCATAGCCGGACTTCACTTCGACCGTGGTCGCGCCCTCGGCGATCAGCGCATCGAGGCGGGGGAGCGCGCTCGCCACCAGCTCGGCCTCGCTGGCGGCGCGGGTGGCGCGCATCGTCGAGACGATCCCGCCGCCGGCGCGGGCTATCTCCTCATAGCTCGCGCCCTGGAGGCGGAGCTCGAACTCCTGCGCACGGTCGCCGCCATGGACCAGATGCGTGTGGCAATCGATCAGCCCGGGAGTGATCCAGCGGCCTTCGCAATCGATCGTCTCGGAGCCGGTTGGGGCTTCGCTGGCGGGGCCGACCCAGGCGATCCGCCCGTCCTTCACCGCCACCGCACCGCGCTCGACGATGCCGAGGCCTGGCCCCGCCATCGTGGCGATCCGCGCGTTAATCCAGAGTCGATCCATCTCCCCATCCTTGCCCGTGCTTTGTGTTATGTCTAGACATAATGAAAGGAGGCACTGATGGATCTCTGGTTCGAAAATGCGCTGCTACCCGCCGGCTGGGCCGAGCGCGTCACCGTGCGCATCGCAGCTGGGCGTATTGTCGAGGTGCTGCCGGGCACCGATTGCACGCCCGGCGCCGAGCGCCACCGCGTCGCGATCCCCGGCCTCGGCAATGTCCATAGCCATGGCTTCCAGCGCGGCATGGCGGGACTGAGCGAGCGGCGCGGGCGGCCCGATGACGATTTCTGGAGCTGGCGCGAGATCATGTACCGGTTCCTCGACCGGCTCACCCCCGAGGACATCGCCGCGATCACCGCGCTCGCCTATGCCGAGATGCTAGAGACCGGCTATACTCGCGTCGGCGAATTCCATTATCTTCACAATGACATCGATGGCGGCCGCTATGCCGATCCGGCCGAGACCGCCGGTGCGATCGTCGCCGCGGCCGAGCAGACGGGCATCGGCCTCACCCTGCTCCCGGTCTTCTACGCGCACAGCGATTTCGGCGGGCGCCTGCCCAAGCCGGGCCAGCGCCGCTTCCTCTCCGACCTCGACGGCTTTGCCGCACTGGTCGAGGCGAGCCGCGCCAAGCTGCCCGCCGACGCGGTGCTCGGGGTGGCGCCGCACTCGCTGCGCGCGGTTACGCCCGAGGAGCTGGCGGCGGTCACTGCGCTGACCGACGGCCCGATCCACATCCATGCCGCCGAGCAGGTCAAGGAAGTCGAGGCCTGCGAGCAGTGGAGCGGTGCGCGGCCAGTCGAATGGCTGCTCCATAATGCCGAAGTCGATGCCCGCTGGACGCTGATCCACGCCACGCATCTGACCGATGCGGAAACCGACCGGCTGGCAGGCTCGGGCGCGGTCGCTGGCCTGTGCCCGGTCACCGAGGCCAATCTCGGCGACGGCATCTTCCCGGCCGAGCGCTACCTCGCGGCGGGCGGCTGGATCGCCACCGGCACCGACTCCAACATCCAGATCGACGCCGCCGCCGAGCTGCGCGCGCTCGAATATTCGCAGCGCCTGTCGCAGCGCCGCCGCGCGATCCTGGCGCCCGAGGGCGCTTCGGTGGGCGAAACGCTGTTCGACGCCGCGCTGGCCGGGGCAGGGCAGGCGCTCGGCGTCGAAACCGGGTTTGCGCCCGGCGCTCCGGCCGATATCGTGAGCCTGAACATGGACCATCCGAGCTTCGCCGGCGCGATCGCCGACACCCTTCTCGATCGCTGGATCTTCGCCGGCCGCGCCGGCACGATCGACTGCGTCTGGCGCGCGGGCACGCTGCGAGTCGTTCGCGGCGAACATGTCGCACGCTCGGTTATTGCTAATCATTATCACAAAATCCTGGGGCGCCTGCTCGGGTGACGCTGCAGGAACGCATCCGCTCGGACATCGAGGAGCGCATCCGTTCGGGCGAACTGCGCCCGGGCGACCGCATTCCGTTCGAACATGAGCTGGTCGCGCACTATGGCTGCGCACGCGCGACGGTGAGCAAGGCGCTGGAGCGGCTGGCGCATGCGGGGCTGATCGAGCGGCGGCGCAAGGCCGGCTCGTTCGTCGCGCACCCGCAGGTCCATGCCGCGGTGCTTGAAGTGCCCGACCTCGCCCAGCTGATCGCGGCGCGGGGCGAGGCCTATGGCTGGGAGCTCGACACCTGCCGCGTGGTCAATCGCGACGCCGATGCCGAAATCTCGGGGATCGCGCTCCCCGCGCTGCTGATCGAGGGCGTGCATTTCGCCGGCGGCCAGCCCTTCGCCGCCGAGCGCCGGCTGATCGCGCTCGATACCGTGCCGGTGCCGCGCGCCGACACATTCGAGACCGAGGCGCCGGGCTCGTGGCTGCTCCACCACGTCCCCTGGACCGACGCGCGCCACCGCATCCGCGCAGTCGCCGCCGGCCGCGCGCTGGTGGCGCGGCTCAAGCTGGATCCGCATACCGCCTGTCTGCAGGTCGAGCGCTGGACCTGGCGCACGGGGAGGGCGGTGACCTTCGTGCGGCAGACCTTCCCGGGCGATCGCTACGATCTCGTCGCCGAGTTCACGCCGCGAGGATGAATAGAGCCGTCATCCCCGCGAAAGCGGGGACCCATCTCCTGTACTCCCCTGCATCACTACAGCCGTTGTATTTCCTGGCTTCTCCCGGAGATGGGCCCCCGCTTTCGCGGGGGTGACGAGGGTCGGGGCAATTGCACCGAAGCGGGGCCTTCCTCTTTCCGCAAACCCGGCTACTCTAGCGCCATGAACCTGCGGCATATCGAGATCTTCCACGCGGTCTACGTCAACGGCTCCGTCAGCGGCGCCGCGCGGGCGCTCAACGTGTCGCAGCCTTCGGTCTCGAAGATGCTGCGCCACGCCGAGAGCCTGCTCGGCTTCCAGCTCTTCCACCGCACCAACGGCCGGCTGGTGCCCACCGAGGACGCGCACACGCTGTTCACCGAAGTCTCGGAGATCCAGGACCGCGTCTACGCGCTGCGCGAGGCCGGGCGGAACCTGAAGCGCGGCGCGGGCGGCATGCTCAAGATCTCGGCGCTGCCCAGCCTGGCGCTCAATGCGCTGCCCACCGCGGTCTCGCGCTTCATGCGCGGGCATGATGGCGTGCGCTTCGACCTGCAGACTGTCCACCACGACGACCTGCTCAGGAAGCTCTACGAGCGCGAGACCGATGTCGCGATCGCCTATGAGGTGCCGCACGCCGCCCCGATCGGCCATCGCTGGCTGGGCGAGGGCGAACTGGTGGTGCTCTATCGCGAGGAGGACATGCCCGACGCGCCGCCGCGCATCGAGCTGGAGCGGTTGCGCGGGCGCCCGTTCATCAGCCTCGCCAATTCGGGACCGATCGGCCAGCTGTTCAGCCAGGAGCTCGCCCGGCTCGAGCTCGACCTCGACGAAGTGATCTCCGCGCGCACCTTCTACATCGCCACCGCGCTGGTTGCCCAAGGCGTCGGCATGACGGTGGTCGACAGCTTCACGGCGCAGGCCTCGCTCGTTCCCGGGCTGTCGATGCGGCCGCTGAAGCCGCAGCTCACCTTCGACGTCCATGCGATGTTCCTGCTCAACCGGCCGCCGACGGCGCTGGCGACCGATTTCCTCAAGACGCTCGCCAAGGTCATCGACGCCTAGCCATAACGGCTGGCTATGCCGAGACGCCTACTCGCTATGCGCGGTGCCGGATGCGGGGCGATAGCGTTATTTCACAATGATACCGTCGCCTTATCTCCTTTACCTCGGCCACAGCGCCGATTTCGTGGGCATCAAGACCTCGCGCGGACTCGCCGAATTCCGGCGGGACGATTGCGTGGGCGAATTCCGTCACGATGACTGCCCGCTCACGCTCGATCTGCCGCGCATGACGATCGAACAAGGCGCTGCGGCGGGGGCGAAGACGCTCGTGCTCGGCATCGCCAATTCGGGCGGCACGATGGGCGGCGACCTGGTCAAGGACGCGGTCGCGGCGCTCAACGCGGGGATGAACATCGCCGCCGGCCTGCACCAGCGGCTGCGCGACGTGCCCGAACTCGCGGCGCTGGCGAAGGAAAAGGGCCTGCAGCTGTTCGACGTGCGCGATCCGCCGGCGGACCTGCGTGTCGGCAACGGCTATCCGCGCGCCGGGCACCGCCTGCTCACCGTTGGCACCGATTGCTCGGTCGGCAAGATGTA
Proteins encoded:
- the hutI gene encoding imidazolonepropionase; translated protein: MDRLWINARIATMAGPGLGIVERGAVAVKDGRIAWVGPASEAPTGSETIDCEGRWITPGLIDCHTHLVHGGDRAQEFELRLQGASYEEIARAGGGIVSTMRATRAASEAELVASALPRLDALIAEGATTVEVKSGYGLSLDDELKMLRAARALGQARPVRIATTFLGAHALPPEYADNRAGYVDLVCETMIPALGDLADAVDAFCEGIGFTAEETARVFEAAKAQGLRVKLHAEQLSNQHGAALAASHGALSADHLEYLDDAGIAAMAAAGTVATLLPGAYYFVRETKLPPIQALRDAGVPIALATDCNPGTSPLTSLLLVMNMGATLFRLTVEECLAGVTREAARALGLQHEIGTIEPGKSCDLAIWNVERPAELVYRMGLNPLHTRIWKGQ
- a CDS encoding formimidoylglutamate deiminase, encoding MDLWFENALLPAGWAERVTVRIAAGRIVEVLPGTDCTPGAERHRVAIPGLGNVHSHGFQRGMAGLSERRGRPDDDFWSWREIMYRFLDRLTPEDIAAITALAYAEMLETGYTRVGEFHYLHNDIDGGRYADPAETAGAIVAAAEQTGIGLTLLPVFYAHSDFGGRLPKPGQRRFLSDLDGFAALVEASRAKLPADAVLGVAPHSLRAVTPEELAAVTALTDGPIHIHAAEQVKEVEACEQWSGARPVEWLLHNAEVDARWTLIHATHLTDAETDRLAGSGAVAGLCPVTEANLGDGIFPAERYLAAGGWIATGTDSNIQIDAAAELRALEYSQRLSQRRRAILAPEGASVGETLFDAALAGAGQALGVETGFAPGAPADIVSLNMDHPSFAGAIADTLLDRWIFAGRAGTIDCVWRAGTLRVVRGEHVARSVIANHYHKILGRLLG
- a CDS encoding UTRA domain-containing protein; translated protein: MTLQERIRSDIEERIRSGELRPGDRIPFEHELVAHYGCARATVSKALERLAHAGLIERRRKAGSFVAHPQVHAAVLEVPDLAQLIAARGEAYGWELDTCRVVNRDADAEISGIALPALLIEGVHFAGGQPFAAERRLIALDTVPVPRADTFETEAPGSWLLHHVPWTDARHRIRAVAAGRALVARLKLDPHTACLQVERWTWRTGRAVTFVRQTFPGDRYDLVAEFTPRG
- a CDS encoding LysR family transcriptional regulator, producing the protein MNLRHIEIFHAVYVNGSVSGAARALNVSQPSVSKMLRHAESLLGFQLFHRTNGRLVPTEDAHTLFTEVSEIQDRVYALREAGRNLKRGAGGMLKISALPSLALNALPTAVSRFMRGHDGVRFDLQTVHHDDLLRKLYERETDVAIAYEVPHAAPIGHRWLGEGELVVLYREEDMPDAPPRIELERLRGRPFISLANSGPIGQLFSQELARLELDLDEVISARTFYIATALVAQGVGMTVVDSFTAQASLVPGLSMRPLKPQLTFDVHAMFLLNRPPTALATDFLKTLAKVIDA